The Coffea arabica cultivar ET-39 chromosome 1e, Coffea Arabica ET-39 HiFi, whole genome shotgun sequence genome has a window encoding:
- the LOC113743691 gene encoding protein ABC transporter 1, mitochondrial-like isoform X1 — MVWLKDILRVANGLSLVAKEALGDVLRQSQGEGGEVGNKLLQSLVKKTIFSATDLTGLTKGKIRPVSVTTTSNNINNSDDTRGQPGSVGGEPLRRLPQSDSIRHVSCISDDNEALITAPSNSGGSAGKIPSDLKAEDPTAAAAPPPPPLGAGTNRDGDVVSPTQTPTPPLSGKKPRKPRERRVPSTPFSRALGFAGLGAGLAWGTFQESAKRLVFGNPNLQEKQSVVSPFLSEKNAERLALALCRMRGAALKLGQMLSIQDESLVPAPILAALEMVRQGADVMPRSQLNQVLDAELGPNWSSKLINFDYEPMAAASIGQVHRAITEEGLEVAMKIQYPGVADSIESDIENVKLLLNYTNLIPERLYLDNAMQVAKDELSRECNYELEAENQKRFRHLLSDAQGFYVPLVVDDLSSRRVLTTELVSGIPIDKVALLDQETRNYVGKKLLELTLTELFFFRFMQVSTFGATWNLTSRDYNCGTWSCGTDPNWSNFLYDESAKCINLIDFGAARDYPKSFVDDYLRMVLACANSDREAVVEMSHRLGFLTGKESDIMLEAHVQAGFIVGLPFAKPGGYDFRSANITKSISNLGATMLRHRLTPPPQEAYSLHRKLSGAFLACIKLGAVVPCRQLLLEVYENYHFGNHSDETFAIGSVPR, encoded by the exons ATGGTGTGGCTGAAGGACATCTTGCGGGTTGCTAATGGATTATCTTTGGTGGCGAAGGAGGCCCTTGGTGATGTTCTGCGCCAAAGCCAAGGGGAAGGAGGAGAAGTAGGGAATAAATTGCTGCAATCCCTAGTCAAGAAAACTATTTTCTCCGCTACCGACCTAACCGGACTTACCAAGGGCAAGATTCGCCCGGTGTCCGTAACCACTACTAGCAACAATATCAATAACAGTGATGATACCAGGGGACAGCCCGGAAGCGTTGGCGGCGAGCCACTGCGGCGGCTCCCGCAATCAGATTCGATTCGACACGTTTCATGCATTTCTGATGATAATGAGGCCCTCATCACTGCGCCCTCCAACTCCGGAGGCAGCGCTGGAAAAATCCCTTCAGATTTGAAGGCAGAGGATCCTACTGCGGCGGCTgctcctccccctccccctcttgGTGCTGGCACAAACCGGGATGGCGATGTGGTTTCGCCAACGCAAACCCCGACTCCACCGCTGTCTGGGAAAAAGCCGAGAAAACCCAGAGAGAGGAGAGTTCCCTCCACCCCTTTCTCCAGAGCCCTCGG GTTTGCTGGCCTAGGAGCAGGTCTTGCTTGGGGAACATTTCAGGAATCTGCCAAAAGGCTTGTTTTTGGTAATCCAAACTTGCAAGAGAAACAATCTGTCGTTTCGCCATTCTTATCTGAGAAAAATGCAGAACGTTTGGCTCTTGCACTGTGCAGAATGCGTGGGGCAGCCCTCAAACTAGGCCAGATGCTTAGTATACAAGATGAATCCCTTGTACCTGCTCCG ATCTTGGCTGCTTTGGAGATGGTCCGTCAAGGTGCTGATGTGATGCCAAGGAGCCAGCTTAATCAAGTTTTGGATGCTGAATTAGGGCCTAATTGGTCATCTAAGTTGATCAATTTTGATTATGAGCCAATGGCTGCTGCAAGTATTGGACAG GTACATCGCGCCATTACTGAAGAAGGGTTGGAGGTTGCAATGAAAATACAGTACCCTGGAGTTGCAGACAGTATTGAGAGTGACATTGAGAATGTCAAGTTGTTACTCAATTATACAAATCTTATTCCAGAAAGATTGTATCTTGATAATGCTATGCAG GTAGCAAAAGATGAACTTTCTCGAGAATGCAATTACGAACTGGAGGCAGAAAACCAGAAAAGATTTCGTCATCTGCTTTCGGACGCACAAGGGTTTTATGTTCCCCTGGTCGTGGATGATTTGTCAAGCAGAAGAGTTCTTACTACTGAACTTGTTAGTG GAATTCCAATCGACAAGGTGGCATTATTAGACCAAGAGACTCGAAATTATGTTGGAAAGAAGTTGCTTGAACTTACTTTGACGGAGTTATTTTTCTTTCGATTCATGCAG GTTTCAACTTTTGGTGCTACATGGAATCTGACTTCAAGGGACTATAATTGTGGAACTTGGTCTTGTGGG ACTGATCCCAACTGGAGCAATTTTTTATACGATGAATCTGCAAAATGCATCAATCTTATTGATTTCGGAGCAGCTCGGGACTACCCTAAAAGTTTTGTCGATGACTATTTGAGGATG GTCCTTGCCTGTGCCAACAGTGACCGAGAAGCCGTAGTTGAGATGTCCCATAGACTTGGATTTCTCACGGGGAAGGAATCCGACATAATGCTGGAAGCTCATGTTCAGGCTGGCTTCATAGTAGGACTGCCTTTTGCTAAGCCTGGGGGTTATGACTTCCGCTCTGCCAATATTACTAAAAGTATTTCAAATCTTGGAGCTACAATGTTGAGACACAGGCTGACACCACCTCCTCAGGAGGCTTACAGTCTTCACCGGAAGCTTTCAGGTGCTTTTCTTGCGTGCATTAAACTCGGGGCTGTTGTGCCCTGCAGGCAACTACTACTCGAAGTGTATGAAAACTATCACTTTGGGAATCATAGTGATGAAACCTTTGCTATTGGTTCAGTGCCAAGGTAG
- the LOC113743691 gene encoding protein ABC transporter 1, mitochondrial-like isoform X2 encodes MVWLKDILRVANGLSLVAKEALGDVLRQSQGEGGEVGNKLLQSLVKKTIFSATDLTGLTKGKIRPVSVTTTSNNINNSDDTRGQPGSVGGEPLRRLPQSDSIRHVSCISDDNEALITAPSNSGGSAGKIPSDLKAEDPTAAAAPPPPPLGAGTNRDGDVVSPTQTPTPPLSGKKPRKPRERRVPSTPFSRALGFAGLGAGLAWGTFQESAKRLVFGNPNLQEKQSVVSPFLSEKNAERLALALCRMRGAALKLGQMLSIQDESLVPAPILAALEMVRQGADVMPRSQLNQVLDAELGPNWSSKLINFDYEPMAAASIGQVHRAITEEGLEVAMKIQYPGVADSIESDIENVKLLLNYTNLIPERLYLDNAMQVAKDELSRECNYELEAENQKRFRHLLSDAQGFYVPLVVDDLSSRRVLTTELVSGIPIDKVALLDQETRNYVGKKLLELTLTELFFFRFMQTDPNWSNFLYDESAKCINLIDFGAARDYPKSFVDDYLRMVLACANSDREAVVEMSHRLGFLTGKESDIMLEAHVQAGFIVGLPFAKPGGYDFRSANITKSISNLGATMLRHRLTPPPQEAYSLHRKLSGAFLACIKLGAVVPCRQLLLEVYENYHFGNHSDETFAIGSVPR; translated from the exons ATGGTGTGGCTGAAGGACATCTTGCGGGTTGCTAATGGATTATCTTTGGTGGCGAAGGAGGCCCTTGGTGATGTTCTGCGCCAAAGCCAAGGGGAAGGAGGAGAAGTAGGGAATAAATTGCTGCAATCCCTAGTCAAGAAAACTATTTTCTCCGCTACCGACCTAACCGGACTTACCAAGGGCAAGATTCGCCCGGTGTCCGTAACCACTACTAGCAACAATATCAATAACAGTGATGATACCAGGGGACAGCCCGGAAGCGTTGGCGGCGAGCCACTGCGGCGGCTCCCGCAATCAGATTCGATTCGACACGTTTCATGCATTTCTGATGATAATGAGGCCCTCATCACTGCGCCCTCCAACTCCGGAGGCAGCGCTGGAAAAATCCCTTCAGATTTGAAGGCAGAGGATCCTACTGCGGCGGCTgctcctccccctccccctcttgGTGCTGGCACAAACCGGGATGGCGATGTGGTTTCGCCAACGCAAACCCCGACTCCACCGCTGTCTGGGAAAAAGCCGAGAAAACCCAGAGAGAGGAGAGTTCCCTCCACCCCTTTCTCCAGAGCCCTCGG GTTTGCTGGCCTAGGAGCAGGTCTTGCTTGGGGAACATTTCAGGAATCTGCCAAAAGGCTTGTTTTTGGTAATCCAAACTTGCAAGAGAAACAATCTGTCGTTTCGCCATTCTTATCTGAGAAAAATGCAGAACGTTTGGCTCTTGCACTGTGCAGAATGCGTGGGGCAGCCCTCAAACTAGGCCAGATGCTTAGTATACAAGATGAATCCCTTGTACCTGCTCCG ATCTTGGCTGCTTTGGAGATGGTCCGTCAAGGTGCTGATGTGATGCCAAGGAGCCAGCTTAATCAAGTTTTGGATGCTGAATTAGGGCCTAATTGGTCATCTAAGTTGATCAATTTTGATTATGAGCCAATGGCTGCTGCAAGTATTGGACAG GTACATCGCGCCATTACTGAAGAAGGGTTGGAGGTTGCAATGAAAATACAGTACCCTGGAGTTGCAGACAGTATTGAGAGTGACATTGAGAATGTCAAGTTGTTACTCAATTATACAAATCTTATTCCAGAAAGATTGTATCTTGATAATGCTATGCAG GTAGCAAAAGATGAACTTTCTCGAGAATGCAATTACGAACTGGAGGCAGAAAACCAGAAAAGATTTCGTCATCTGCTTTCGGACGCACAAGGGTTTTATGTTCCCCTGGTCGTGGATGATTTGTCAAGCAGAAGAGTTCTTACTACTGAACTTGTTAGTG GAATTCCAATCGACAAGGTGGCATTATTAGACCAAGAGACTCGAAATTATGTTGGAAAGAAGTTGCTTGAACTTACTTTGACGGAGTTATTTTTCTTTCGATTCATGCAG ACTGATCCCAACTGGAGCAATTTTTTATACGATGAATCTGCAAAATGCATCAATCTTATTGATTTCGGAGCAGCTCGGGACTACCCTAAAAGTTTTGTCGATGACTATTTGAGGATG GTCCTTGCCTGTGCCAACAGTGACCGAGAAGCCGTAGTTGAGATGTCCCATAGACTTGGATTTCTCACGGGGAAGGAATCCGACATAATGCTGGAAGCTCATGTTCAGGCTGGCTTCATAGTAGGACTGCCTTTTGCTAAGCCTGGGGGTTATGACTTCCGCTCTGCCAATATTACTAAAAGTATTTCAAATCTTGGAGCTACAATGTTGAGACACAGGCTGACACCACCTCCTCAGGAGGCTTACAGTCTTCACCGGAAGCTTTCAGGTGCTTTTCTTGCGTGCATTAAACTCGGGGCTGTTGTGCCCTGCAGGCAACTACTACTCGAAGTGTATGAAAACTATCACTTTGGGAATCATAGTGATGAAACCTTTGCTATTGGTTCAGTGCCAAGGTAG